TCACGCACACCGGCGCGATCGGCTATTTCGCGTTGCAGGCTGCCGAAGCAGGCTTCGTCGGCATCGTCATGAGCGCATCCGGCCCGATGATGGCCTATCCGGGCACGCGCGTTCCCGCGGTGTCGTCCAACCCGATTGCGTTCGCGGTGCCGCGCCGGAACGGCAGGCCTTATTTGCTCGACTTCTCGACCGGTGTGGTCGCCAACGGCAAGATCATGGGCGCGGCGGATCGCGGCGAAAAGATTCCGATCGGCTGGGGGCTCGATAAGGACGGCAAGGACACCACCGATCCCAAAGCAGTGGAAACGCTGCTGCCGCTCGGCGGCGCGAAGGGCGCGGGGCTCTCGTTCATGATCGAGTGCCTGACGAGCCTCCTTCTCAACGAGTCGCGCATCGCGCCGGATCTCGAGAGTTGGGCGATCGGCGACGATCCTTTCCTCAACGGCACCGTGATCGCGATCGACATCGGCGGCTTCGGCAATCCCGACAAGTTTGCCGCCGAAGCCGAACGGCTGGGCACCGCGATCGCCGGACTCGCTCGCGCTGAGGGCGTCGCGAAGATCATGCTGCCCGGCGAACGTGGCGATACCGTCCGCGCGGAGCGGGAGGCCAACGGCATTCCCATCCCTAAAGGTACGTGGCAACGTATCACCAAGGCCGCGCAGACGGTGGGTGTGACGCCTCCGATGTAAGGCGGCCCGGGAGGAGCCTATGAGGTGGCGGGCGCTGAGCGCGGGATTGTTGCTGGCTGTCACCACTTTGTGCGCGTTTCCCGTGCGGGCGGCCGACTGGCCGACAAAGCCCATTCACATCATTGTGCCGTTCGCGCCGGGTGGCGCGGCCGACATCTGGGCGCGGCTGCTCGCCGAGCCCTTGTCGGCGGAGCTGAAGCAGAGCGTCGTGGTCGAGAATCGCGGCGGCGGTGGCGGCATGCTGGCGGCGCAGCTGGTCGCTCGTGCCGAGCCCGATGGCTATACGATCCTGATCGGCGGGCTTGGGCCGCAGATCCTGGCGCCGGCCGTGGCCGACAATCCGGGCTTCGACGCGCTGCGCGATTTCACCCATATCGTCTATATCGGCGGCCCGCCGATCGTCTGGGTGGTGCCGCCGTCGAGCGAACTGCATTCGGTGAACGATCTGATCGCCGCAGCCAAAGCCAACAAGTTCTCGGGCTATGCCTCGTCCGGTGTCGGCACGGTCGGTCATCTCGTCGTGGAGTATGTCGCGGGCAAGAACGGGCTCAAGCTTACGCATATCCCGTACAACACCGCGGCCTTCACCGACATCATCGGCGGCCGTGTGCCGATGGGATCGTTTACCTGGGGCGCGGCGCTGGGACAGCTCCAGGGCGGTACGCTGCGTGCGCTCGCGGTGACAACTGAGGCGCGGCGGCCGGAACAGCCGAATGTGCCGACCTTCAAGGAACTCGGTTACGACCTGGTCGCCAGCACATGGTTCTCGTTCTCCGGTCCAAAGGGCATGCCGAAAGAGGTCGTGGATCGTCTCAATCAGGAGACACTGCGCATTCTTCAATTGCCCGATATCAAGAAGCGTCTAGAGCAGGACGCGTTCGATCCGAAGCCGCTCTTGCCTGATCAGGTCGGGGCTTTCTTCGCGGCCGAGGCCCAGCGCTGGGTTCCTGTGGCGCAAGCCGCGATGAAAAAGCAGTAGATCATCGATCGGTTTCTGCCGCTCTTGTGACGCGGTCGTCCAGCGAGCGGCGGGTTGCCTGGATTTCCTTGAGTCGACCCTGACGTACCTTCGCGGCTGCCCCGAGGCTCGTGGATAGAACGTCGATGACCTGGGTGCGGATGTAGGCGTTGAGCTCGCTTGCAACGCGTTCTGCCGCGACCGGGTCTGCCTTTGCGATCGCCGCAGCGAGCTGTTCGGAAATCCGAAACGTTCGCTGGAAGCGTCGCGCCAGTTCTTGTTCTGCATCCGACGACGCACGGGCGCCTTGCTGTGCAATGCGCAGCTTGTCCGTGAGCATTCTGCGATAAGCCTTTTCAAGGCTTCGGTTGTGACATGCTGCGGCGATGGCCGCATGAAGATTGAAATTGGCGACGATGATGGCTTCCGCACTCCTTTTCGTCATCGCCTGCCGGAATTCATCGACGCAGTTCTCGATGGCAGTGAGATCGTGCGGCGTCCGCCGGACCGCGGCGAAATGGCAGATGAGCGGCTGAAAGATGTCCATCGCTTCGTAGTGGTCGACCACATCGACGAACTGCAAGGTTGCGACCTTCGCACCGCGGTTGGGCTCGAGCTCGACCAGATCTTCCGACGCCAGACGGATCAAGGCTTCCCTTACGGGGGTGCGCGACACCTTGTAGGTCTTGCAGAGCTGCAACTCCTCGAGCGGTTCGCCGGGGGCGAGACGCACGCTGATGATGGCGCGGCGCAAAGCCTCGTAGACGATTTGCGCGCCGGTGGGCTTCGGCCCGCTGATGGTCCTGGACCGGTTATTCATGGGTCATTGCACCATGTATTTTTATAGAATACATTTTGGCGCGAGTAAACGAGCGGCCTGACATCGCGGTCGCAAAACAGTGCGGGCAGGGATGAAAGCGGAAAAGTCGCGTTCCAATGGGGCGGCTAACGTTCGCCTCGCGGCCGATATCGGCGGCACCTTCACCGACATTGCGGTGTTCGACGACAAAACCGGAAGGCTCACCTTCGGCAAGGCGCTGTCGACGCCCGATCGACTGGTCAACGGCATCAGCAACGGCGTGCACAAGGCCGGCAGCCAATACGCCTCGGCGAATCTGTTTCTGCACGGCTCGACGGTGGCCATCAACACCATGCTGGAGCGCACCGGCGCGAAGACCGCGCTGGTGACGACCGATGGCTTCCGCGACGTTTACGAGATCGGCCGCATCAACCGGCCCGACGCCTACAACCTCTATTTCCAGAAGCACAAGCCGCTCATCGAGCGCGCGTTGTGTTTCGAGGTGAAGGAACGCGTCCGCGCCGACGGCGAGGTGGTGATCCCGCTCGACGAAGAAGGACTCGCGGCGCTCGGCGACAAGTTCGAAAAGCTCGGCATCGAAGCCGTCGCCATCATGTTCATCAACTGTTACGCCAACAGCGCGCATGAGAAGCGCGCGAAGGAGATCCTGAGCAAGCGGCTGCCGGGCGTGTTTGTATCCGCCTCGCACGAATTGTCGCAGGAGTATCGCGAGTTCGAGCGCGTCTCGACCGTCGCGGCCAACGCCTTCATCGGTCCCAAGGTCCGGCGCTACATCGGCGAGATCGACCAGCACATCCGCAGCGACGACTTCAAAGGCTCGTTCCTCATCGTTCAGTCGACAGGCGGTCTGTACGAAAGCGAGCAGGCGCAGTCGCAATGCGTGCGCATGCTGGAGTCCGGCCCGGCAGCCGGCGTGATCGGCACGCAGGCGCTGTGTCATACGCTTGGGATCGAGAACGCCATCGCCTTCGATATGGGCGGCACCACGGCCAAGGCTGGCGTCATCTACAAGGGCGAGGCGCTGACCACTGGAGCGGCTCTGATCGGCGGTTACGACAAGGCTCTGCCGATCCAGATCGCCATGATGGACATTTTCGAGGTCGGCACCGGCGGCGGCTCGATCGCCAAGCTCGAGGACGAGGCATTGAGAGTGGGTCCGCAGAGCGCGGGCGCGCAGCCGGGTCCGGCCTGTTACGGTCTCGGCGGCACCGAGCCGACCGTGACCGACGCCAACCTGATGCTGGGACGGCTCGGCGCCGACCGCTTCCTGGGCGGCGAGATGAAGCTCGATACCGCGGCCGCGGAACGGGCCCTGGCCAAAATCGGCAAGCCGCTGGACATGAACGCGACTGAAGCCGCCGATGGTATCCTGCGCATTGCCGCGACCGCGATGTCCTACGCCGTGAAGGGCGTCACGACCGAACGCGGTCTCGACGCCGGCGATTTCGTGATGGTGGCCTATGGCGGCGCGGGCCCGCTGCACGCGGTCGCCGTGGCGCGCGAGATCGGCATCCGCAACGTGATCATTCCGGGCGCGCCTGGCGTGTTCTCAGCTTTCGGTATGCTGTTCTCCGACCTGCGCTACGACTATGTGCGCACGCATTTGATGCAGCTTGCCGATGCGCCGTTCGACGAGATCGAGGCGGTTTTCAAAGAGCTGGAGCAACAGGGCCGCGACGCCATTGCGTCGACGTCGGTCCGGCCGCACCAGGTCACGGCGAAGCGCGCGCTCGATATGCGTTACGTCGGGCAGGAACATCCGGTCACGGTCGAGTTGCCGCTGAACGTGTTTGCCAAGCAGGACCGCAAGGCGATCAAGAAGCACTTCGACGATGACCACCTGCAGCGCTACGGCACCTCGGCGCCGGATGAGCGCGCCGAGATCGTCAGCCTCCGCGTCACTGTCGCCGGCGTGATGAAGAAGCCGCCGCAGGAGAAGATCAAGAAGGGCGGCAGCGCGCCGACGAAGGCAGCCTTCACGGGTAAGCGCAAGGCATCGTTCGACGGCAAGTTCCGCGATACGCCGACCTATCGGCGCGCCGAACTGCTGGCCGGTAACAAGATTGCCGGGCCGGCGCTGATCGAGGAGCACGCCTCGACCACGGTGCTGATGCCGGGCGACAAGATGACGGTCGATGCTTACGGCAATCTCGTAATTGCCGTTGCGGGAGCGAAGTAGTCTCGGTGGTCATTCCGGGGCGCGCCGAAGGCGCGAACCCGGAATCCAGTCGAGGAAGCAGTGTGTGGTTCTGGATTCCGGGTTCGCCGCTTTGCGGCGCCCCGGAATGACGGGTGGATAGAGACATGGCAAAAAAAGCGAAAACGAAAGCGGGCAAAGCCCGCAAGGTCGATCCGGTGATTACCGAGATCGTGCGCAACGGCGTGCTCGCCGTGACTGAGGAAATGAAGACAAACCTCATGCGCACGGCCTACAACATGATCATCTACGAGGCACTGGACTTCACCACCGGCCTGTTCACGCCGGAGGGCGAGACCGTCTCGATCGGCATCGGCCTGCCGACCTTCATCCGCGGCATGGCCGAGACCGTGAAGGCGAAGATCAAGCACTTCGGCGGCATCAAGAACATGAAGCCGGGCGACATCTACGTCACCAACGATTCGTACACGACCGGCAGCCATCTCAACCATTTCACCTTCACGCTGCCGATCTTCCACAAGGGCAAGCTGGTCGGCTTTTCCTGCTGCATGGCGCACTGGCTCGATGTCGGTGGTGTGCTCGGCGGCATGACCACCGACATCTTCTCCGAGGGCCTCCAGATCCCGATCCTGAAGTATCAGGATCAGGGCAAGGTCAATCAGGACCTGCTCGACATCATCCGCATCAATGTGCGCCTGCCGCCGCGCGCCATGGGCGACCTGCGCGCGCAGGTGACCGCGGTGAAGACCGGCGAGCGCCGCTTCCTCGAACTGCTCGACCGCTACGGCCAGCAGGCGGTGATGGATTCGATCGCCGTGATCATGGACCGCGCCGAGGCCGCGGCGCGCGCCCGCACGAAGACCATCCCGGACGGCACCTACGAGGCGGAGTCCTTCCTCGACGACGACGGCATCGACATCGGCAAGCGCATCTCGGTGAAGGTCAAGGTCATCGTCAAAGGCGACGAGATGACCATCGACTTCACCGATGTGGCGAAGCAGGTGCGCGGCTTCTACAACTCGGCGATCACCACGGGCTACGGCTGCGCCCAGGTGGCCTATAAGTGCATCACCTCGCCGACCGACTATCCGATCAACGACGGCGCGTTCCGAAGCCTCAAGGTGATCATCCCGCTGGGCCGCATCATCAGCGCGACACGACCCGCGCCGATGCGGTGGTGGATGACGTTCCCGATGACCGTCATCGACACCATCTTCAAGGCGCTGAAGCCTGCGATCCCGGATCGCGTGATCGCCGGCCATCATGCCGACTTGGTGGCGCCGAGCTTCTACGGCTTCAATCCGAAGACGTCGGAGTTCTTCATCGGCACCTTCGGGCCGCTCGGCGGCGGCTGGGGCGCCAAGCGCACCGAAGACGGCGTGTCGGCAACGGTCTGCATGAACGACGGTGATACCCACAACGGTCCGAACGAGCAGGCCGAAGCGAAATTCCCGATTTTGGTGGAGCGCTTCGAACTCATTCCGGACTCGGGCGGCGCAGGCAAACACCGCGGCGGGCTCGGCATTGCGCGTACCACGCGCGCGCTCACTCCTGTGACGGTCAACACCCAGAGCGAGCGCTCGGCGCAACCGCCTTGGGGTCTCGACGGCGGCGGCGACGCCACCGGCAACAAGGTGGCATTCCGCGTCGGCGGCGAATGGAAGTCGGATTTCCCCAACGCCAAGGTGCTGGTGGCGCAGCTCAAGGCGGGCGATGCGTTCCGCATCAGCTCCGGCGGCGGCGGCGGTTACGGCACGGCCTTCGAGCGTCCGGCCGAGGACGTGCAGGAAGACGTCCGGCAGGGCTATGTGAGCGCGAAAGCCGCGGCGGACAAATATGGTGTGGTGATTGATCCAGAAACCTTTGCTATCGATCAGGCCGCAACCGAAAAGCTCCGCGCGAGCCAGTCATAAGGAATGAGTGTTATGGCCGACGTCG
The Rhodoplanes sp. Z2-YC6860 genome window above contains:
- a CDS encoding Ldh family oxidoreductase, which codes for MAQESLRIGKAELTDFVTSIFMAVGLTKEHAGEWAKMLVWANLRGTDSHGIIRIPRYIDLVNAKSINPAPNIRVERKDGAAVVLEGDRAPSAVAMTMAMNEAMDCARKVHVGMCAARHITHTGAIGYFALQAAEAGFVGIVMSASGPMMAYPGTRVPAVSSNPIAFAVPRRNGRPYLLDFSTGVVANGKIMGAADRGEKIPIGWGLDKDGKDTTDPKAVETLLPLGGAKGAGLSFMIECLTSLLLNESRIAPDLESWAIGDDPFLNGTVIAIDIGGFGNPDKFAAEAERLGTAIAGLARAEGVAKIMLPGERGDTVRAEREANGIPIPKGTWQRITKAAQTVGVTPPM
- a CDS encoding GntR family transcriptional regulator, producing MNNRSRTISGPKPTGAQIVYEALRRAIISVRLAPGEPLEELQLCKTYKVSRTPVREALIRLASEDLVELEPNRGAKVATLQFVDVVDHYEAMDIFQPLICHFAAVRRTPHDLTAIENCVDEFRQAMTKRSAEAIIVANFNLHAAIAAACHNRSLEKAYRRMLTDKLRIAQQGARASSDAEQELARRFQRTFRISEQLAAAIAKADPVAAERVASELNAYIRTQVIDVLSTSLGAAAKVRQGRLKEIQATRRSLDDRVTRAAETDR
- a CDS encoding hydantoinase/oxoprolinase family protein, producing the protein MKAEKSRSNGAANVRLAADIGGTFTDIAVFDDKTGRLTFGKALSTPDRLVNGISNGVHKAGSQYASANLFLHGSTVAINTMLERTGAKTALVTTDGFRDVYEIGRINRPDAYNLYFQKHKPLIERALCFEVKERVRADGEVVIPLDEEGLAALGDKFEKLGIEAVAIMFINCYANSAHEKRAKEILSKRLPGVFVSASHELSQEYREFERVSTVAANAFIGPKVRRYIGEIDQHIRSDDFKGSFLIVQSTGGLYESEQAQSQCVRMLESGPAAGVIGTQALCHTLGIENAIAFDMGGTTAKAGVIYKGEALTTGAALIGGYDKALPIQIAMMDIFEVGTGGGSIAKLEDEALRVGPQSAGAQPGPACYGLGGTEPTVTDANLMLGRLGADRFLGGEMKLDTAAAERALAKIGKPLDMNATEAADGILRIAATAMSYAVKGVTTERGLDAGDFVMVAYGGAGPLHAVAVAREIGIRNVIIPGAPGVFSAFGMLFSDLRYDYVRTHLMQLADAPFDEIEAVFKELEQQGRDAIASTSVRPHQVTAKRALDMRYVGQEHPVTVELPLNVFAKQDRKAIKKHFDDDHLQRYGTSAPDERAEIVSLRVTVAGVMKKPPQEKIKKGGSAPTKAAFTGKRKASFDGKFRDTPTYRRAELLAGNKIAGPALIEEHASTTVLMPGDKMTVDAYGNLVIAVAGAK
- a CDS encoding Bug family tripartite tricarboxylate transporter substrate binding protein; the encoded protein is MRWRALSAGLLLAVTTLCAFPVRAADWPTKPIHIIVPFAPGGAADIWARLLAEPLSAELKQSVVVENRGGGGGMLAAQLVARAEPDGYTILIGGLGPQILAPAVADNPGFDALRDFTHIVYIGGPPIVWVVPPSSELHSVNDLIAAAKANKFSGYASSGVGTVGHLVVEYVAGKNGLKLTHIPYNTAAFTDIIGGRVPMGSFTWGAALGQLQGGTLRALAVTTEARRPEQPNVPTFKELGYDLVASTWFSFSGPKGMPKEVVDRLNQETLRILQLPDIKKRLEQDAFDPKPLLPDQVGAFFAAEAQRWVPVAQAAMKKQ
- a CDS encoding hydantoinase B/oxoprolinase family protein, giving the protein MAKKAKTKAGKARKVDPVITEIVRNGVLAVTEEMKTNLMRTAYNMIIYEALDFTTGLFTPEGETVSIGIGLPTFIRGMAETVKAKIKHFGGIKNMKPGDIYVTNDSYTTGSHLNHFTFTLPIFHKGKLVGFSCCMAHWLDVGGVLGGMTTDIFSEGLQIPILKYQDQGKVNQDLLDIIRINVRLPPRAMGDLRAQVTAVKTGERRFLELLDRYGQQAVMDSIAVIMDRAEAAARARTKTIPDGTYEAESFLDDDGIDIGKRISVKVKVIVKGDEMTIDFTDVAKQVRGFYNSAITTGYGCAQVAYKCITSPTDYPINDGAFRSLKVIIPLGRIISATRPAPMRWWMTFPMTVIDTIFKALKPAIPDRVIAGHHADLVAPSFYGFNPKTSEFFIGTFGPLGGGWGAKRTEDGVSATVCMNDGDTHNGPNEQAEAKFPILVERFELIPDSGGAGKHRGGLGIARTTRALTPVTVNTQSERSAQPPWGLDGGGDATGNKVAFRVGGEWKSDFPNAKVLVAQLKAGDAFRISSGGGGGYGTAFERPAEDVQEDVRQGYVSAKAAADKYGVVIDPETFAIDQAATEKLRASQS